From Bacteroides uniformis:
TACAGCAGCAATATTAGTAACTTCTTGTCCAACTTTTGCTGTATATGGCAGATCCATTTCTTTTTCTTTACTACTTGTATTTTCACCACCTTTTTGTTCTCCTCCAACTTCACTAGGGGTAATAGTTTCCTCATCCTGATCAACAACAACATCTTCAGCAGCATTCAGTTCTTGTTGCAAGAAAATACTTACCGGAATCAAAGCAAATTGTCCTTTATTCAAAGCAGGAACAGTAGCTTGGCCTTCTCCAGACAGATACTCGTCTTTTGTAGCTGCAAAAGTTCTTGTTGCAGCAGCAATCTTTCCATCTGAACCAGCTTCAATTACGAAAGGATTGCTAGTAATAGCAGCACCATTTTCTGTAATGCTTGCACCATTTATGATAGAACCATCTGATAAATCATATACAGTAATAGCAACAGTAGCACTTGCAGGGTCCAATTCTACAGGCGCAACATTGAATTCTTCTTTTTCGCAGCTTGTGAACATCACACTTGTCAAAGCCACTGCCGCCAATGCTAATTTAGCATTTACGCCACTTAAAAAAATTTTCTTTTTCATCTCAATTAATTAATTAAAAATTTAACAATTCTGACTTAATAAAATATGGGTTAAAACTATTTCTTTCCATTATATTATCACTTGCTTCTGCCTTATAGTCCTTATAATAATACCTTTCATTACCCGCATTATAAGCAATGCCCATGTTAGTAGAAGTATTCACACGTGGGATATGCCCCCTTCTTTTATATTTGTATGGAGGCAATGCCACTTGAAACCGAAATCCTCCATTTGCTTTGGCATGCTCCGCCTTCATCGCATAAAAGCCTATCGAACAATAGCGGAAATGACGGATCATTTCAAACCGAACCCCCTTTTCCTTCAACAAATACTGTTCAGCCTTCAGTGTGAACAGTGTATTAAATCGTGGCCAATAGAAATTTCCACCCAAAGACCACGTCATACGCCATAATGAAGGATCATATTGGAACCTAAATCCGTCCCAACGTCCAGCTCCCGTATATCCTATTCTTGCCAACAAAGAAAAACGTTCATCTTTAAAGGGGCGAAAGAAATCTACATCAGCACCATATCGGTTACCACTAAAATA
This genomic window contains:
- a CDS encoding peptidase associated/transthyretin-like domain-containing protein, whose amino-acid sequence is MKKKIFLSGVNAKLALAAVALTSVMFTSCEKEEFNVAPVELDPASATVAITVYDLSDGSIINGASITENGAAITSNPFVIEAGSDGKIAAATRTFAATKDEYLSGEGQATVPALNKGQFALIPVSIFLQQELNAAEDVVVDQDEETITPSEVGGEQKGGENTSSKEKEMDLPYTAKVGQEVTNIAAVNASIDAMPITRGLSDDEVKKVLKALVKSYSPGITDVTYTKKVTVPAYTIVTLKTTTEYETSDNTISTVVDGKLYTIPNVKIKKVVKTVVDPVFTSTEHGHGHGHGNGNNAGGGDGAAE